The DNA sequence GACGAGCGAACCGCTGCGGTACTCCGCCTCCACGACGACCGTGCCCCGGGTGAGGGCGGCGATGACCCGGTTCCGCAGGACGAACCGGCCGCGGGTGGGATGACCGCCCGGCGGCAGTTCGGCGAGGACGAGGCCCTGTTCCGCTATCCGGCCGAGCAGTTGGGCGTGGCCGCGCGGGTAGGGCACATCCACTCCGCAGGCCAGGACGGCCGCGGTCGCCCCGCCGGCGGCGAGCGCCCCGCGGTGGGCCGCGCCGTCGACCCCGTACGCGGCGCCGGAGACGACCACCCAGCCGCGCTCGGCGAGCCCGGCACCGAGGACGGCGGCCATGTGCGAGCCGTAGTCGCTGCACGCCCGGGCGCCCACCACGGCCACGGAACGCAGCGCCCACAGCCGGAGGTCGGCGGGCCCCCGCACCCAGAGGCCGAGCGGCCGGGCGTCCCCGAGGTCGTCGAGCTGGGTCGGCCACTCGGGCTCGCCGGGACAGACGAACCGCCCGCCGAGCCGGGCCACGGCGGCGAGGTCGCCCGCCGGGTCGAGCGCGGCGGCCCGGGCCCGGCACCCGGCCAGCCGCTCGCTCCTGGCCCCCTTGGGCGGCGGCCCGTCCCCGAGGAGTCCGCGCACGAGGGCGGGGGCGCCCCACTCCCGCAGCCAGCGGCCCACGACCTCGTCCCCGGGCTCGGTGAGCCGCGTCAACGCGACCCGGGCCAGCCGCTCCTCGTCGCCCACGGCCCCGCGGCCGGCAACGGCCCCGGCAGCGGCACCGGCGTCCGTACCGTTGGCGGTGGCCGTCCGTGCGCCCGCCTGTCCACCGGCCGCCACCCCGGCGGTCAAGCCGACTTCACCGGCTTCGGCACCGTCCCGCACCCCCGTCACAGCAGCCCCCCGGCCTCGGCCCCGGCCCCGGCCGCCACAGCACCCCGCCGGACGCCGGTGCGCAGTTCGAGCGCCTGGCGGACGTCGTCCGCCGACGGCCGGGCGTGGCCCGCGAGGTCCGCGACGGTCCAGGCGACCCTGAGCACCCGGTCCAGCCCGCGCGCGGTGAGCAGGCCGCGTTCCATGTCCCGTTCGGCGTCCCGCAGGGCTTCCGGCTCGACGAGCCAGCGGGTGCGCAGTTCGTGCCCCGGGACCTCGCTGTTGGTGCGCCAGGGCGTGCCCGCGTACCGCGCGGCGGCCCGTTCGCGGGCGGCCCGCACCCGGGCGCCGACCGTCGCGGAGCTCTCGGCGCCCGGGCCGAGCCCCACCAGCTCCGCGCGGGCCACCGGTTCGACGGTCACCCGGAGGTCGACCCGGTCGAGCAACGGCCCGGAGAGGCGGGCCAGATAGCGCCGTACGGTCCTGGGCGCGCAGTCGCAGCCGTCCCCGCCGAGCCCGTGCCGACCGCACGGGCAGGGGTTGGCGGCCAGAGCCAGCAGGAACCGGGCCGGGAGCCGCATCACCCCGCCCGAGCGGGCCACCACCACATGCCCGGACTCCAGCGGCTGCCGCAGGGCGTCCAGGACACGAGGGGAGCATTCGGGCGCCTCGTCCAGGAACAAGATCCCATGGTGAGCCAGCGACACCGCGCCCGGCCGGGGCATCCCCGAACCCCCGCCGACCAACGAGGCCATCGAGGCCGAGTGGTGCGGTGCGCAGTAGGGCGGCCGGTCGATCAGCGGCTGCCCGGCCGGGAGCGTGCCCGCCACCGAGTGGACCGCCGTGACCTCCAGCGACTCCTCCGGGGTGAGCGGCGGCAGCAGGCCGGGCAGCCGCTCGGCGAGCATGGTCTTGCCCGCGCCCGGCGGACCCAGCAGGAACAGGTGGTGCCGCCCGGCGGCGGACACCTCCAGCGCCCGGCGCGCCCGCCGCTGGCCCGCGACCTCGGCGAGGTCGGGCGTATGCCCGTCGTGCCCGTGGGAAGCCACGCCCATGCCCTGGCCCGCGCCGGGCACCGCCAGCCCGGCGAGCAACGGGTCGGGGCGGCCGTCCCGTTCGGGGTCCGCCTCCTCGGGCACGGGCTCGTCGGTGAGGACGGCCACCAGCTGGCGCAGGCTGCGTACCCCGAGCACCGCGACGCCGGGCACCAGCGCCGCCTCGGCGGCGGTGCGCTCGGGGACGACGACCTGCCGGTACCCGGCGTCCGCCGCCGCGAGCACGGCCGGCAGGACGCCCCGCACCGGGCGGACCCGGCCGTCGAGGCCCAGTTCCCCGATCATCACCAGGTCGGCGATCCGCCGCGGGTCGATGCGCTCGGCGGCGCCCAGCACCGCACAGGCGACGGCCAGGTCGAAGCCGCTGCCGCCCTTCGGAACGGACGCGGGGCTCAGCCCCACCGTCAGCTTCCGCTGCGGCCACTCGCCGCCCGAATTGGAGATGGCGGCGCGGACCCGATCCCGGCTCTCGGAGAGGCTCTTGTCGGGCAGCCCGACGAGGGTGAAGGCGGCGACGCCCGGTTCGAGGTCGGCCTGGACCTCGACGACCACCCCTTCCACCCCGACCAGGGCGACCGAGCACGTACGGGCGAAGCCCATCACGCCACCCCCCTGACGTGCTGCACCTCGGGAGCGCCCCGCTCCGGGAGCACCACGCCGACCAGGTCGATGCGCACCCCACCCGGGGGCGGGCCGCCGTACCGCTCCAGCCAGCGCCCCGCGAGCCGGCGCAGCCGCTCGGCCTTGACGGCCGTGAGGGCCGCCATCGGGTGCTGGTAGGCACCCGCCCTGCGGGTCTTCACCTCGCACACGACCAGCGCGTCCCGGTCGTGCGCCACCACGTCGATCTCGCCCTCGCGGCAGCGCCAGTTGCGGGCCAGCACCGTCATCCCGGCCTCCGTCAGCCGGCGTACCGCCAGGTCCTCCCCGTAGCGCCCCAGCGCCCGTCGCGCGTCCATCCGCACCACCTCCCGGGACCGACGGTGCGGCCTCCGGGCGGAAGTGGGGGATCTTGGTCGAATCCTGTGGACAACCCGCCGGTTGTGGAGAACTCAGCCACTCGGAAGGTCGAGATCGCTCTTGTTGAGCTCCTCGATGTTGACGTCCTTGAACGTCAGGACCCGCACCTGTTTGACGAAGCGGGCGGGCCGGTACATGTCCCAGACCCACGCGTCCGCCATCGAGACCTCGAAGAAGACCTCGCCCTGGACGGAGTGGACCTGCATCTCGTAGTCGTTGGTCAGGTAGAAGCGCCGCTCGGTCTCGATCACGTATTTGAACAGACCGACGACGTCGCGGTACTCCCGGTAGAGCTTCAGCTCCATCTCGGTCTCGTACTTCTCGAGGTCCTCGGCGCTCATGGCATGTTCCCCTTCAGCCGTGCGTCCCCCCATTGTGCGTCAGGCGCGTTCCGTCTCCAGGCGCACCGGCACCTGCGGGGGACCGTCTCGGAGCAGCGTGCTCAGCAGCTCGGCGAGCCTGGTCGGATACACCGTCTCATGGGTGGCGAGGAGTTCACCGCAGGTCCACCAGCGGAGTCCGGTCACACTGCGGCGTTCCAGCTCCGTCCCGCCGCCGGTCCAGGAGCCCATCTGCCGGGTACGGGCCAGGTAGTAGCGCTCCTCCTGGTCCCACCGGCGGCCGTCGAAGGGGAACGAGCAGGTGCGCCGCCACAGCGGCGGGCCGAGCTCGATCTCCGTGATCCCGGTCTCCTCGGCGAGCTCGCGGCGGGCCGCCGCCTCCCAGTCCTCGTCACCCTCCAGTCCGCCGCCCGGGGTGAACCACCAGGTCCGCCCGGGGTCGGCGGGTTCGAAGCCGTGCAGCAGCAGGATCCGGTCCCGGGCGTCGAGCAGGACGACGCGGGCCGCCCGCCGCCGGGCTTCCCCGGTCCGTGCCGCGTCAGCCATGGGGCGCCACCGCCTTCCCTGTCCCGCCGGAGGACCCGCCCGAAGTCCCGCCGGAAGCGCCGCCGGAAGACCCGCCCGAAGCCGTCCGCCGCGTCAGCAGGCGGGCGAGCGGGCCGTACGCCGCACCTACCAGGATGAGCGCCGCGCCCACCACGACGGCGATGGCCAGCAGGCGCACGGGCCCGGGCCGCGACGTGCCGCCCGGCAGGGCGTCGAACGCGGCGGGGCGGGACAGCACGCCCAGGTCACCGGCCGGCCAGAGCACGGCGTCCACCCGCGCGCTCACCGCGTCGCGCGGGATCGCGCCCTGGTCCTTGCCCAGGTGGGAGCGGGAGTCGACGGAGTCGGCGCGGTGGTCGCCGAGCAGGAACAGCTCCCCCTTGGGTACGGTGGCCGAGAAACCGCCGGCGGCCGGGCCGAAAGCGCCGGAGGCCGGGCCGCCACCGTGCAGATACGGTTCTTCGACGGGGGTGCCGTTGATCGTCATCCGCCCCTGCCGGTCGCAGCAGGCGACGGTGTCACCGCCGACCCCCACCACGCGTTTGACCATGGCCATGTCGCCCCACACCTTGTCGTGGAAGACGACGACATCGCCGCGCCGGACGTCGTCCCCGTCGATCCGCTGGGCGAGGACGCGCGCGCCGCGGGCGATGGTCGGCGCCATGGAGTCGGTGGGGACGGTGTACGGCTTGTAGACGAGGGCCGCCCACGCGAAGCCGCCGAGGAAGAGGACGGCGCCGAGGGCCACGGCGATCCCGGACACCAGCCTGCCGGCACGTCCCGGACCACCGCGTTCCGCTCCGCCCATCGCGTCCCCCACCCGTAGAAGATCCGCTCCCCGCGCCGGGGCATGAAATCGCACCCTACCCGCGGTACGGGAGCGGCGTCAGCCCTCCCGTACCGCGGGCCGGAGAGGACGGACGGGCTGCCGGCATGCGGGCGGCCCGACGGCTTGAACACACCGTCAACCCGGAGGCCGCAACACGCCGTCAGCCCCGGAGACCGGAACACGCGAACACCCGCCAGTCCCGGGACCGGAACGCGCCGTCAGTCGCGCACTACGGCGGCGCGGGAGGCGAGCAGCCGGCGGCGGCGCCACAGCACCAGCGGGACGGCCCCCGCGAGGCCCAGCGCCGGGGGCGCCGCGGCGGCGGCCGCGCCCAGACCGGGCTGGTCGAAGGTGTCGGGGACGGGCAGCGTCGCCCAGCGGTTCAGCGGCCAGGCGACGACGATCGCGCGGCCGACGACGTCGTCCACCGGCACGAAGCCACCGTCCTCGTCCTGGTGCCAGCGCGAGTCCATCGAGTTCTGCCGGTGGTCGCCCATCACCCACAGCTTGCCCTTGGGCACCGTGACCGGCCCGAAGGGCTTGTCGCTGCACGGGGTGTCCCCGGGGAAGATGTACGGCTCGTCGAGCGCCTTGCCGTTGACGACGACGGGGTTGTTGCCGCCCTTGCACTCGACCTTGTCGCCGCCGACCGCGATGACCCGCTTGATCAGGTCCTTCTCCCCGGCGGACGGCATGAGTCCGACGAAGCTGAGGACCTTCTGCACCCCGTTGCCCACCGGCCCGGACTGCTCGCCCGGGGTGTCCCTCAACCAGCTGCCCGGGTCGTGGAAGACGACCACCTCGCCGCGCTCGGGCTCGGCGCCGAACCAGGGGGTGAGCTTGTCGACCAGCACCCGGTCGCCGCGCTGGAGGGTGTCCTGCATCGACTCGGACGGGATCGAGAACGCCTGCACCAGGAACGTCTTGATGAAGAGCGCGAGGATCAGCGCGACGCCGATCAGGATCGGCAGTTCCTTCCAAAAGGACCGCTGCTTCCCGGCCTTTCCGGCTTTACCGGGCTTACCAGGCTTACCGGGCTCGCCGTCCTTCCCCAGCGACACCGGCTCCCCGGGCCCCCGGCCGTCCGGCAGGTCACCGCCCACCGGCCCGTCCGGAACCCGGCCGGGATCCTCCGGTGGCGGCGGCCCGCCCGGGCCCCCGTGGGGCCCTTGGGGCGAAGGGGGCGAAGGGGGCGAGGCAGGCGAGGGGGGAACACGTTCCCCCGCGGCCGGCTCCCCGGCACCGTCCGGGCGCTTCTCGGGCTCTCCATGGCCGGACCGGGCGCCGACCGCCACATCCCCCACATCCACTCCTCACTCCGCGCTGTCGCCTGTCGCCATCCGCCGCAGGCCCGCCACTCCCTTAACGAGCGGGAGTTCCACAGGGGTCGGGGTCCGGATCATCCCGTTCACCCCGCCCGTCCCGGAACGTCCTCACCCTCCGGACCGGACCCGACGGAGCCGAGGAGACGGTGGCCGCCTCCGTCACCCCGACAGCCGGCGCCAGTGCCCCGGCGGCCAGGCGATCACCATGGCACGGCCGATGACCAGGTCTTCCGGGACGGTACCGTGCCCGGTCTCGGCGAGGTGGAACCGTGAATCGGCCGAGTCGGAGCGGTGGTCCCCCAGCACGAACAGCCGCCCGCGCGGCACCCGTACGTCGAACGGAAGCTCGGACGGCGGGTTTCCGGGGTGCACATACGGCTCGCGGACCGGCGAACCATTGACCATGATTTTGCCGCTCGCGTCACAGCACTTGACCCTGTCCCCGCCGACCGCGACCACCCGTTTGATCAGATCCTGTTCCCCCGCCGACGGCAGCAGCCCGACGAACGACAGCACCCGCCGCCCGGCCCGGATCCCGGCCGACCCCTCCTCGGGCTCCCCCGCCTCCCCCAGCCAGTCCCCCGGGTCCTTGAACACCACCACGTCGCCCCGGCCGGGCCGGTCGCCGAACCAGGGCGTCAGCTTGTCCACCAGCACCCGGTCGCCGATCCGGATCGTCTGCTCCATGGAGCCGGAGGGGATCACAAACGCCTGTACCAGGAACGTCTTCAGCACCAGAGCGATCAGCAGGGCCACCGACAGCAGGACGGGCACCTCGGTGACCAGGGACCTCCGCCGGTTCCGCCGCACCCGCCGCGCCGCCAGACGCCGCGCCGCCCGCCCCACCGGCGCGGCATCCGCCGGCCGGGGCCCGTACCGCGCGCCCGCCCGCCCGTACCGTACGCGGGGACGCCCGCACCGCACCCGAGGACGTCCGTACCGTCCGCGGGGACGCCCGTACCGCGTGCCCGCCCCCGAACCCCGCCACCACCGGGGCCCGCCCCTACGGTGCCCCACGCGCACCCCCGCCCTGGCCGCGCGGCTCCGGTACGCCGTCGAAGGCGTCCGGCCGGTCCAGCGCGGTCCAGCGGCCGAGCGGCCAGCCGATCCACTCCGCCCGGCCGATCACCCGGTCCACCGGGACCATGCCGCCGCCCGGCTCCCCCAGGTGGTCGCGCGAGTCCCGGGACGCGCTGCGGTGATCACCCAGGACGAACAGCCGCCCCTCCGGCACCTCCACCCGGAAGGGCACCCGCGAGGCCGTGTCGCCCGGGAAGAGGTAGTTCTCGGTGATCACACGGCCGTTGACGGACAGCCGACCCCGGTGGTCGCAGACCACCCGGTCCCCGCCGATCCCCACGACCCGCTTCACGTAGTCCGTCGGCGCCGGCTGCATCAGGCCGACGGAGGAGGCGACCTTGCGCACTGCCTTCGTCACCGCGTTCTCGGCCGGCTCCTCCTGGACGAACGACCCCAGGCCGTCGAAAACGATCACGTCCCCGCGCCGCGGCTCGTCGCCGAAGCGGTAGGCCAGCTTGTTGACCAGCAC is a window from the Streptomyces mobaraensis genome containing:
- the lepB gene encoding signal peptidase I, with the protein product MDTDAQLSERDRSPHPEGGEEQRSRSSRIPGRSTLAGLLRRVWRWVTGGGPLRRAGVLLVCCLASVMLVSAYVVQPFVIPSASMENTLRPGDRVLVNKLAYRFGDEPRRGDVIVFDGLGSFVQEEPAENAVTKAVRKVASSVGLMQPAPTDYVKRVVGIGGDRVVCDHRGRLSVNGRVITENYLFPGDTASRVPFRVEVPEGRLFVLGDHRSASRDSRDHLGEPGGGMVPVDRVIGRAEWIGWPLGRWTALDRPDAFDGVPEPRGQGGGARGAP
- the lepB gene encoding signal peptidase I, coding for MAVGARSGHGEPEKRPDGAGEPAAGERVPPSPASPPSPPSPQGPHGGPGGPPPPEDPGRVPDGPVGGDLPDGRGPGEPVSLGKDGEPGKPGKPGKAGKAGKQRSFWKELPILIGVALILALFIKTFLVQAFSIPSESMQDTLQRGDRVLVDKLTPWFGAEPERGEVVVFHDPGSWLRDTPGEQSGPVGNGVQKVLSFVGLMPSAGEKDLIKRVIAVGGDKVECKGGNNPVVVNGKALDEPYIFPGDTPCSDKPFGPVTVPKGKLWVMGDHRQNSMDSRWHQDEDGGFVPVDDVVGRAIVVAWPLNRWATLPVPDTFDQPGLGAAAAAAPPALGLAGAVPLVLWRRRRLLASRAAVVRD
- a CDS encoding YifB family Mg chelatase-like AAA ATPase, with translation MGFARTCSVALVGVEGVVVEVQADLEPGVAAFTLVGLPDKSLSESRDRVRAAISNSGGEWPQRKLTVGLSPASVPKGGSGFDLAVACAVLGAAERIDPRRIADLVMIGELGLDGRVRPVRGVLPAVLAAADAGYRQVVVPERTAAEAALVPGVAVLGVRSLRQLVAVLTDEPVPEEADPERDGRPDPLLAGLAVPGAGQGMGVASHGHDGHTPDLAEVAGQRRARRALEVSAAGRHHLFLLGPPGAGKTMLAERLPGLLPPLTPEESLEVTAVHSVAGTLPAGQPLIDRPPYCAPHHSASMASLVGGGSGMPRPGAVSLAHHGILFLDEAPECSPRVLDALRQPLESGHVVVARSGGVMRLPARFLLALAANPCPCGRHGLGGDGCDCAPRTVRRYLARLSGPLLDRVDLRVTVEPVARAELVGLGPGAESSATVGARVRAARERAAARYAGTPWRTNSEVPGHELRTRWLVEPEALRDAERDMERGLLTARGLDRVLRVAWTVADLAGHARPSADDVRQALELRTGVRRGAVAAGAGAEAGGLL
- a CDS encoding NUDIX hydrolase, encoding MADAARTGEARRRAARVVLLDARDRILLLHGFEPADPGRTWWFTPGGGLEGDEDWEAAARRELAEETGITEIELGPPLWRRTCSFPFDGRRWDQEERYYLARTRQMGSWTGGGTELERRSVTGLRWWTCGELLATHETVYPTRLAELLSTLLRDGPPQVPVRLETERA
- a CDS encoding YraN family protein, translating into MDARRALGRYGEDLAVRRLTEAGMTVLARNWRCREGEIDVVAHDRDALVVCEVKTRRAGAYQHPMAALTAVKAERLRRLAGRWLERYGGPPPGGVRIDLVGVVLPERGAPEVQHVRGVA
- the lepB gene encoding signal peptidase I — encoded protein: MGGAERGGPGRAGRLVSGIAVALGAVLFLGGFAWAALVYKPYTVPTDSMAPTIARGARVLAQRIDGDDVRRGDVVVFHDKVWGDMAMVKRVVGVGGDTVACCDRQGRMTINGTPVEEPYLHGGGPASGAFGPAAGGFSATVPKGELFLLGDHRADSVDSRSHLGKDQGAIPRDAVSARVDAVLWPAGDLGVLSRPAAFDALPGGTSRPGPVRLLAIAVVVGAALILVGAAYGPLARLLTRRTASGGSSGGASGGTSGGSSGGTGKAVAPHG
- a CDS encoding DUF2469 domain-containing protein — translated: MSAEDLEKYETEMELKLYREYRDVVGLFKYVIETERRFYLTNDYEMQVHSVQGEVFFEVSMADAWVWDMYRPARFVKQVRVLTFKDVNIEELNKSDLDLPSG
- the dprA gene encoding DNA-processing protein DprA, whose protein sequence is MTAGVAAGGQAGARTATANGTDAGAAAGAVAGRGAVGDEERLARVALTRLTEPGDEVVGRWLREWGAPALVRGLLGDGPPPKGARSERLAGCRARAAALDPAGDLAAVARLGGRFVCPGEPEWPTQLDDLGDARPLGLWVRGPADLRLWALRSVAVVGARACSDYGSHMAAVLGAGLAERGWVVVSGAAYGVDGAAHRGALAAGGATAAVLACGVDVPYPRGHAQLLGRIAEQGLVLAELPPGGHPTRGRFVLRNRVIAALTRGTVVVEAEYRSGSLVTARRARALGRHTMGIPGPVTSGLSAGVHELLREGATLVTDADEVAELVGAIGELAPERRGPAVPRDLLAPQTAAVLEAVPGSGGDTARIALNAGLSRDTTLGRLYELHGLGFVARRGDHWRPVARASTSVPSKPLGRRPSMRRGGS